A single window of Salvia splendens isolate huo1 chromosome 8, SspV2, whole genome shotgun sequence DNA harbors:
- the LOC121742892 gene encoding U4/U6.U5 tri-snRNP-associated protein 2-like produces the protein MKTAREESEDAANAEGVAKRQKLDQSPQQLAFENPLLPLASYDDDEEEVRERSDRDRATDVNDGKLEGINALIEDEYDDEDDEESRAEQGRRSRSIEVRRDCPYLDTVNRQVLDFDFEKFCSVSLSNLNVYACLVCGKYFQGRGPKSHAYTHSLEAGHHVYINLCTEKVYCLPDGYEVIDPSLDDIRHVLNPRFSRENVIQIDQNRQWSRALDGSDYLPGMVGLNNIKETDFVNVTIQSLMRVTPLRNFFLIPDNYAHCKSQLVHRFGELTQKIWHARNFKGQVSPHEFLQAVMKASGKTYRIGAQSDPVRFISWLLQTLHRDLRRSKNGSSIIHQCFQGELEVVKEIHSKHIGEKKENGDNGNDAGNVILETSKMPFLMLGLDLPPPPLFKDIMEKNIIPQVPLFNILKKFDGETVTEVVRPDTARMRYRVTKLPQYLILHMLRFTRNNFFVEKNPTLVNFPVKNLELKDYIPLPVPKDKEKLRSKYDLIANIVHDGKPGGGSYRVFVQRKSEELWYEMQDLHVSETLPQMVALSEAYMQIYEQQQ, from the exons ATGAAAACAGCACGAGAAGAATCCGAGGATGCAGCTAACGCAGAGGGCGTGGCGAAGAGGCAGAAACTCGATCAATCTCCGCAGCAGCTTGCTTTCGAAAACCCGCTCCTTCCGCTTGCTTCTTACgacgatgatgaagaagaagtgAGAGAGAGGAGCGATAGAGATAGGGCTACAGATGTAAATGATGGCAAATTGGAAGGTATAAACGCGCTTATTGAAGATGAATATGATGATGAAGACGATGAAGAAAGTAGGGCAGAGCAGGGACGGCGCAGTCGGTCGATTGAAGTAAGAAGAGACTGCCCGTATCTCGATACTGTTAATAGACAG GTTTTAGATTTTGATTTCGAGAAATTTTGCTCAGTGTCCCTTTCAAACTTGAATGTCTACGCATGTTTAGTGTGTGGGAAGTATTTCCAGGGAAGAGGGCCGAAATCTCACGCATATACCCATAGTCTTGAAGCTGGCCACCATGTCTACATTAATCTCTGTACAGAGAAAGTTTACTGTCTTCCTGATGGTTATGAAGTCATTGACCCATCATTGGATGACATCCGCCATGTACTAAACCCAAG GTTTTCAAGAGAAAATGTTATCCAGATTGACCAGAATCGTCAGTGGTCCAGGGCGCTTGATGGTTCTGATTATCTTCCCGGAATG GTGGGGTTGAATAATATCAAAGAGACTGATTTTGTCAATGTTACCATTCAATCTTTGATGCGTGTTACTCCCTTGAGGAACTTCTTTCTTATACCCGATAACTACGCCCATTGCAAATCCCAACTTGTTCATCGATTTGGAGAGCTCACTCAAAAGATCTGGCATGCAAGAAACTTTAAAGGACAG GTCAGTCCACATGAATTTCTCCAGGCAGTTATGAAGGCTAGTGGGAAAACATACCGAATAGGTGCTCAATCAGATCCAGTTAGATTTATTTCATGGCTTCTTCAAACATTGCATAGAGATCTTAGAAGATCTAAAAACGGCAGCAGCATCATTCACCAGTGCTTTCAG GGTGAGCTGGAGGTTGTCAAGGAGATCCATAGCAAGCATATAGGAGAGAAAAAAGAGAATGGGGACAATGGAAATGATGCAGGTAATGTCATCTTAGAGACGAGCAAAATGCCATTCTTAATGCTTGGCCTGGACTTGCCACCACCTCCACTCTTTAAGGACATTATGGAGAAGAACATTATTCCACAG GTTCCACTTTTCAACATACTCAAGAAGTTTGATGGCGAAACTGTGACTGAGGTGGTTCGCCCTGATACAGCAAGAATGAGATACCGCGTCACGAAATTGCCACAGTATCTTATTCTCCACATGCTTCGGTTTACAAGAAACAATTTTTTTGTCGAGAAAAATCCTACACTCG TTAATTTCCCTGTGAAGAATCTTGAACTGAAAGATTACATTCCCCTTCCTGTACCGAAGGATAAGGAGAAATTGCGATCAAAGTACGACTTGATTGCTAATATTGTTCATGATGGTAAACCAGGTGGAGGATCATATAGAGTATTTGTGCAGCGAAAGTCAGAAGAGCTATG GTATGaaatgcaggatctccatgtaTCAGAGACGTTGCCACAGATGGTAGCCCTTTCCGAAGCATACATGCAGATTTATGAGCAGCAGCAGTAG
- the LOC121746029 gene encoding F-box protein At5g49610-like: MKIIPNILSRLSVRSIAISKCVCKAWLNLLDDFIDSHLSISTPTLAVMMPLPDAYQCEVFELEDELDLRHGYGPLTEFDSPDEATIEGSANGLLFLHNLEADFDIFYVCNPATREFCELLSLPQGITYGFGASKITGQHKVVCISPKMDCHVYTLGTSSWRRVEAATASFDYSYSIFGSFVNGSLHWIVSSDSDDT, translated from the exons ATGA AAATCATCCCCAATATCCTCTCAAGGCTCTCTGTTCGTAGCATTGCAATTAGCAAGTGTGTTTGCAAAGCATGGCTCAATCTACTTGATGATTTCATCGATTCACATCTTTCCATATCCACCCCTACCCTAGCTGTAATGATGCCGTTGCCGGATGCATATCAGTGCGAAGTTTTCGAACTGGAAGACGAACTCGATCTCCGCCATGGCTACGGTCCACTCACCGAGTTCGATTCCCCCGACGAAGCAACGATAGAAGGCTCTGCTAACGGTTTGCTCTTTCTACACAATCTCGAAGCCGATTTCGATATTTTCTATGTATGCAATCCGGCTACTCGTGAATTCTGCGAGCTCCTCTCGCTTCCTCAAGGAATCACGTATGGATTTGGAGCGAGCAAAATAACTGGCCAACATAAGGTAGTCTGTATTAGCCCCAAAATGGATTGTCATGTTTACACTCTCGGAACAAGTTCATGGAGACGCGTTGAAGCTGCCACCGCCTCGTTTGATTACAGCTATAGTATCTTTGGCTCATTCGTTAATGGCAGTCTCCATTGGATAGTATCCTCAGATTCTGATGACACATAA